A portion of the Carya illinoinensis cultivar Pawnee chromosome 11, C.illinoinensisPawnee_v1, whole genome shotgun sequence genome contains these proteins:
- the LOC122282378 gene encoding uncharacterized protein LOC122282378, which translates to MGTETAVIIQKIPLSQTGARDRLIWLGSKNGSYSVKSGYHFLKNMQDNSQGQSSNEMQLQERWTCCWQFKIPQAAKVFMWRVCLEALPTRVNLHKRKILKSPMCPICLSEEETVEHALWSCKSAMDVWSQGPIAIHKSSDRAEKFKDIFEKLGAKCEQQAMEFFTITARNIWHRRNRLIFEGFLKINWNAAICEENGIIGLGLIARDQGGHVVGTKKITQAGFNDPLLAEAIGAYQAGAYQAVKMAMEMGNVCVLFEGDSSQVVKGIYSQVERWDRVGMIITDIRLQLTFFTSWKFLFIRRSGNTLAHNLAKSSLNEESVVTALLLESSHVNSDV; encoded by the exons ATGGGAACTGAAACTGCAGTAATAATTCAGAAAATTCCATTAAGTCAGACTGGGGCCAGAGATAGATTAATATGGTTGGGTTCTAAGAATGGAAGCTATTCAGTGAAGAGTGGttatcattttctgaaaaatatgCAAGACAATTCTCAAGGACAGTCATCGAATGAAATGCAATTACAAGAAAGATGGACATGCTGTTGGCAATTCAAAATTCCACAGGCTGCCAAAGTTTTCATGTGGAGAGTATGCTTAGAGGCATTACCTACAAGAGTGAACTTACATAAGAGGAAAATTCTAAAGTCACCTATGTGCCCGATCTGTTTAAGTGAGGAAGAAACTGTAGAGCATGCTTTATGGAGCTGTAAATCTGCAATGGATGTTTGGAGTCAAGGACCAATTGCAATACATAAAAGTTCAGACAGagcagaaaaatttaaagatatattTGAGAAACTAGGTGCAAAATGTGAGCAGCAAGCTATGGAATTCTTCACCATTACTGCAAGGAATATTTGGCATAGAAGAAACAGGTTGATATTCGAGG GTTTCTTGAAGATCAATTGGAATGCTGCAATCTGTGAAGAGAATGGTATAATTGGATTGGGTTTAATAGCCCGAGACCAAGGAGGACATGTGGTAGGcacaaagaaaataacacaaGCTGGTTTTAATGATCCCCTTTTGGCAGAAGCAATAGGAGCATATCAAGCAGGAGCATATCAAGCAGTTAAAATGGCTATGGAAATGGGCAatgtttgtgttttatttgaaggGGACTCATCCCAGGTTGTTAAAGGTATCTATTCTCAAGTAGAAAGATGGGATAGAGTGGGAATGATTATCACTGATATTAGATTGCAGCTAACGTTTTTCACTAGTTGGAAGTTTCTGTTTATTAGGAGAAGTGGAAACACTCTAGCTCATAACTTAGCAAAATCCTCTCTTAATGAGGAATCAGTTGTAACGGCTTTATTGCTAGAATCTAGTCATGTAAACTCTGATGTTTAA